Genomic segment of Drosophila biarmipes strain raj3 chromosome 2L, RU_DBia_V1.1, whole genome shotgun sequence:
TTTTCCCGTGTAATAAGAAGTATTCATCTCCATTTTGTGCTTTGCACGCGCAAAGTATTACACATTTCTGCCCCTTCAAGACCAATCGATACCCCTACTGCGATCATGTAGGAATCGTTTCTTTGCCGGCCCGAAAGAAATTGGCCACACTTTGAATTGATGCTGactaaaaatacacaaagcaGCAGCGCAAAAAATACGAGAGGGCTGAAAAACTGAAACAGGTAGCAGCTGCCTGGCGCTAAAGTGCCAACTTATGCCACGAAAATGCTTGAATATAATGGCCGTTGTGGGAGGCTTGAAGAATGGCATTGGGGTGGGTTGGCAGGTGGGCGGtaggtggtgggtggtgggcggtaTTTGGCGGATGGCAGGATGGTATGCAGTTGTGTGCTGCTACCACAAAGGCCGCCaagatgacgacgacgacgacgacggcgacgaCATGCAAAAGTGGGACGAGTGCTGGCTCTGCTGGTGCGTTGGCATTAAGTGGCATGTGGAAGCGGCTACAAGGACACTGATAATGATGGAAAAATTCCCTGGGCACACTCACATAGCACACATTGCTCCGTTAGCTCCGCTCATCGCCTTATCAACCAGGAGAGTCAACTAGTTGGTACTGCGCTTAAAAGTCCCTCATTGCCTGGGCGAAAACTCAATGGGAATATAAAGCTTATATAGCAGTGTTGCACTTAACACAAGTTGAGGTGTTTACTAAGgttttcacattttattaaagttcTAGAAAACAAGTTTCTCAATTGTCGAAATAttgtttggtattttttttttttaatttttaaaatataaaataaacattaatacatatattttgtagTACTGTATTTTCAGTGTGTTACCTGGTCACATCCAAAACCGCCAGGTCACGTATATATCCCTCATACCCTGCGCTGGCCACATATAAAAATTGCACTGGCAGCCGCAAGACAGTGACAAAAGGGCACTTGCCGACCTTCCTCCCACTGCCACCCACCCTGCTCGCAATTTCTGCCACTGACAGAGGCAGGTGCAGGCCAGGATAACGGGAATGAGgagagtgggagtgggaagTGGCAGTGGGTGGCAAACGAAATCGACCTTGACTGACAGCTTGACATGAACTCGACTGCTCTCGACGTTGTTGCTCTTTACTCTGCTTCACGCCGAGATCCCTGATGTTGGCTCATTATTTTCGCTTTAGCCGGACAGCGGGTGGTCAGGTGGGTGGCccgaaaaaaggagaaaaatgAGGGGATGTAAATGGCTTCGCTGCTTAAAGCCGACAAACCGCAAAGGGCTAACCGTGGATCTGGGCCCGGTCCAGGGTAAGTAACTCCAGCTAACCAACTCGCCCTCCGGCAGATGGAGTCCGCCTTAATGGCCGACCATTTTCGGTTACTTTTGCCTTCTGACACGTCTGCGTGCTTGAAATTCATAAGCCAGCCAGCCACAGCGGAGTTTTATCAGCCAGTCATAGCTTAATTACATGTTGCTCCTGTATATATCAAAGCGAATGGAACGAAATTGAGATCACAGAGGGAAATTAGTTGATAACATGTTTGCTGGGTGTACAATAATGGTATTAAAGTAGTTAAACAGTTTTGTTTCCTTTCCATATttagtaaatttttttttattattagtattataGTTAGTATTACTTATGTCATTATAAGACCTCTACGGAAGCTCAAATTAGGAAAATTAGCTTATTatcaaatattcaaaatttgtaATCCGTAATCTGAAAATTATGACCTGTCAAggaggaaaaacaaatatctACAATGCATTTTCGTATAACCTTTGACTCCAACCTTAAAACATTTACAGCTTACGCACGTTTAAGACGagccttaaatatttatgagctTATGAGAACGGGGCCCAAATGAGCTATTGATGACCGAGGCCACAGGAGGATTGTCCCAGATTCAGGATTGCCGGGCGATTTCCATTTTACACAATGTATCCCGGAAAAGTAGGCAACGTTTTTCATTCAAACGCCTGCGGGCCAAAGACAAAGTCGAGCTCGACCCAAGTGCCACattgtgtgagtgtgtgggcCTGGGGGCGGAGGATATGGTGTGGGGTGTGGCATAAAGCGGCTATCATGTCGGCGTTGTCGTCGTGCCAAAGGTTCATAAATTCGTTTTAATCCTGCTTTATGGCGACATCACATCGAACATGAACTTTAACGCGCATGTGACTACGGCGACGgcttcatttgcattttacaACTTCATTTGGCAGCCGGAATGCGAggcgaaaataaaagaaatgtgCGCCGCACCAAATTGGCGTAGTTTCGCCATGTATGGGAGGTCCAGGCTACGCCCGTTTCCACctattttttccctttttttgaccgaaattattgtttaatcTTGACCAACGCCCCCGCGAGAAGCGAGTGTGGCACGAAAAGCGACAATTACTTGCCTCCAACCCCCGGAAGTGGACATTTGCACGCCCCCTTGATTAACCCATTCGATCCAGTAAAACTCGCTCTCTCactttctttgtttttctttcaattctcaactaattttatttttgctttctCTGGTTGGTTTGGGTGAAATGCTTTCGAGCTTTAGTTTAGTGACACCCTAAAATacgtttttggtttttgtctttatccttttttaattacaatttagAGTCTGAATCTAATTGGCTTACAATTTGTGACCGGAACTGCGGAACTGAAAAACAAACGTCTAACAATCAAACAATATCAATCAATGTCAATCAATCTATCGATCTGCAGTCTGTGCCAACTCATACTTATGGTATTTAAGGTCATCTATATTATCCTTGTTTATATTGAGATCGCTTAAAGTACAAAAACACTTGtagttagactaacacgagaGCTTTTTGGGGCATTCTAGGATTAGGTTCCGATAGGTGTGTTTTCGAGTCAGTGTCTTCTTCTAAGGGAATGCTGTCTATACACTTACAATGTCTTATGTTTGTTTGACCTCCGCTGCTCGGGGTCGTGTTTAATATTGCATAGTAGCGAGTATAAAGAGTGGAAAAGTGTTTCTATAATACAACAGAGGGGCTGGGCATCGAACCAGTTAAGTGTCCTCCAGCTACCTAGGCCTATCTAACTACCCAGACAAATGCATTTTATCGAAGGGCAAGAGCTGGCAGGGTTTAAGTTTGATTGGTCTTTTATAAGgatttaaaatgatattttcgaatttatcaaacttttttttggatattttttaaacttttaaattattttcattattttttaaacgaataaaatatataaacgaGCTATAATGAAGTTAgataaaacaaaagaaaattaacggaattaaattattgaaagcAAATATGAAtttctgatattttttaaagactaccaaaattttaaaacaaattttaaaaccttttattttgttgtatcACGCAGTTCCTTTCCATTTAAAGACCATTAATCGCTCCCCGCAAGCTCAGGCCATCTTCGGCGTTCCGAAGTCTCTCGACCTTCCTCCTGCCCCTTTACTTAATCCTCCGGCTGTACACGATTGCGATTAGCTCTTGAAAATATCCTGCCCGGGCTGCGGGGAGGCGGGCGAAGGGGATCCCATTCCGGACCCACCATTAGCGCCTCCACCCCCGTCCGCGTTCAAGCGCTTCAGCATGGCGTTGCGGTGCAGCCAGTAGGGCGGTGGATCCGGCGGTTGTCCTGGCAGCAGGGTCTTGGCCTTCAGATTGCTGGTCGCCTGCGGCTTCGGACTGTGCGAGGCTGCACTGTACATCACGGGGTCCGCCAGCTGGGCGGCCGACTGGCCGATGGCCACCCGCAGGGGGGTTTCCTTCTTCCGGATCGTGTCGCAGGTCTCCTTCATCTTGCACAGCTGATCCTGCAGGTTGCGGTATTCCTCGAGGAACCGCTCCAGCTGAGCGGCATGATAGTCGTAGGCAGCCACCGAAGAGTTGGCAGCTCCCGCCGCCCTAGAAGCCAGGGCCGAGAAGTCCAGCAGGGGCGTGGCCGCACTCGATAGGGATCGCTGGTGCTGCACGGGACTCGAGGGCAGGCTGGGCTTCTGACCCAGATGGCCCGGCAGCAGATTGCCCTTGTGGGCGCCACTTTGCACCAGGTTGAGGAAACTATTGGACCGCTGGCCACCGCCCGTGTAGGTGGCCGTGCTCGAATAGTTCGCGTAGCTGGACTCCGCCGAATACCTTCTGCCCAGGCCCATGGCCTCGTTGAGGAAACTTCCGTCGCCCAGGGTGCTGCTGCCGTACTTACTGGAGTTGTCCGCCAGCAGGGGCGACTGGCTGTCCGACGAGTTGCGGAAGTACTTGCCGCTGGTCTTCAGCTTCCGGGGCAGGGTGCACAGCCCGCCGTtcggagtgggcgtggcctggCCGTAGCCCTGACCCCGATTCTCCTGCTGCTGTGCCTGGGCCACCGCGTACTTGGCTATGTCCAGCAGATCCGGGTAGTTGCTGTCGAACAGGTCGCTCTCCTGGCCCTCGCTGCAGAACACCGAGGTGGCCATCTCGTCCGGCGGATGGTTGCCGTAGTGGGCGTAGGGCGTGGCCGTGCCCGAGGACGAGGAAGCCGCCGAGGTGGCCGGCTTGCTGTGCGGCGAATTGATCTTGGTGGTGGCTATGGGCGTGGTCTTCCAGGTGTGTCCGGCATAGCCCGCTAAGCGGGCAGCGGCATCCACCTGGCTGGAGATCGAACTCGAGGCGGAGTCGGTTCTAAAAGAGGGGaggtaaatattatttgaattaaaCGGTTGTATGCTAATATAAGACccttaaaaaatgcattcaaaatattggtaatcaaaaatatattttgaagatGATTTCTTAACCTTGCCTTGGTGGTTTTTAATGATACATTTTAATAGCTTGTCTGCTTAGATATTAGGATGCATGacttttcaaaaaattgttaaattaaaataagagGGCACTAATGAATGCCTAAAAGCCTAGGGGCAAAATCGTAAAATATTCTTTGTCATTGTCCGTTGCAAAAAAGCCCTGCGCCTTTGTTCTTACGCCCCTTGTATCCTATATTCGTTGAGTGCTCGACTTTTCAGATTCTCGTTATTCGGCGGTGTCCTCGTCCATGAAGATAACCGCCCGCACATCCATTAACCCGCTCTGGCACTCGCATCCGCGCCAGGATTCCTTTCACATGACAAGCGCCAATCAGGCAGAGTGAGTTCTCAGTGTGCCCGAAATAAAGCACTTCTCGGGCCCGTGGATGTGGTCTTGGAGGCTGCATGTGGAAGAGGAAGTGGAATGGATGTGGATGAGGAAGGTTGcttgtggatgtggatgtgctCGCATATTTCGCGCGTCATTAGCACGCGCGTTTTCTCAGTCGACGGAGATGGAGGCTCATGGAGGTGCTGGGAGCGGGGCTGGGATGGGGCCTTTGGAGGAGGGGCTCGAGCTCAGAGTGGAAGTGTCAAGTGTTGCCCATAATACGGACGCAATACGGAGATCCGGGCGCGTTCCGCACTCGAGCATGACAGCTCTTTGACAGGGACACGGACGCCCGGTTCGGGGGACAATTGCCACTCGAAGTAACGAGAACCGCAGAAACAAAGGGCGCCCGAGGCGTACACTGAGCGAAAGGAACGAGCTTGTCGTGGAAAAACAAGCtctaaatatttcattttaagtttaaataaattggtaAGCAGTCTGTATTTTAGACACAGTATTAAGGAATATAATAAACCTAAAGATAGAACcccgataaaaaaatatatatatcaagaATTTGTCACTTTTAATGTGTTGGTCCAACTATGACAGTCAAGACTCTTATCAAAACGTTTTTAACTGACATTTGTATATAGCTCTTCAGTACCacatttgaaacaaaaaaatatacttaaattaagatatttttacactgtaagaaaaataatacatcAACATAAATCACATTCCCCTCAATTTTTTCTCCTCGTGTAGGTCAACTCACCCGCCGATGTCGATGAGGCGCGGTATGTGCAGATCCGTTTCCTCCAGCGGTGCTGAATTATTCGTCCCGGATGCGGAGGCAACATGGCCCTGGGAGCCCttcctctgctgctgctgctgattggGATGTGGGTGGTGCTGCGGATGGtgatgcagctgctgctgctgctcctcctcctcgtcgtcgcaGTGGGTGGACACATGCAGGTAGTCCCCGTTTCTCCGCTGGGCACTTCCCGCACTCGGATTCACGATGGCCGCCGCCTGTCCCGCATCATTGTCGTTCAGGGGGGTGTGGGTGGCTGCCCGCAGATAGCCCTGCTCCTCGGCGTCGTGAAAGAGTCCGGCGCCCGTGGCACTGCCGCCCCCGCAACTGGCCCCTCCCCCCAGATCCGGTCTCGTTCTGGCCGTCATCTCGATCTTCTCGTAGCTCTCGCTCCTCCTCACCGGCGGCACAGAGTTCCACAGTCGGAGCTTTCGGCGCCTTTGCAGGGAGCACAGACAAATGGCCGCAAAGGAGGAGCCACCGACCAGGAGCAGGGCGGCTATAACGCCCAGCAGGATAATCCTCACGCCCCACGGCGCTTCCGGAGGTCGCCGGGATACGGCCAACGTGACACTGGCCTCCACTTTTCCAGCCTTGTTCTCCGCCGCACACGTGTAGATCCCTGCATCCTGCATGTCGGCCGTGAGAATGGTCAGGTTCGAGGCATTCCTCAGCATGTTGACCACATAGGTCTTCCTGCCCTGCGTGGCTGCCGCTGTCCTGGGCTCCGAATCGGAGTCTCCATCCCCACCAGCACTAAGATTGGCTATCAGGCGGTTCTTCAGCAGCCACTTGACCGCCGGTTGGGGCACTCCCTCGACGTAGCAGCTCATGGTTATGTTCCTGCCCTCCACGCCGTGGGCTGTGGTGTCCGTGGCCACGATTTGTGGTACGCAGGCGAAGTCATCCACATCCAGCTTGTCCCAGGCTCGGCCGGACAACCTTGGCGGCGACTCGCAGGTGGGCGGTATGCCACTCGGTATGTTCTGCTGCAGCATCCAGGCCCTCAGAGGTCTCAGGGAGCAGCTGCAATTCCAGGCATTGCGGGCCAGTTCCAGGCCATGGAGCGAGGCCAGCGAGGTGATGGTGCCACTCCTGACCTCGCTCAGCCGATTCCCGTCCAGCTTCAGCCACTCCAGAGTGCTCTCCAGCCCGGCAAAGGCCCGCACCGCAATGTGCGACAGCCGGCAGTCGCTCAGCTCCAGCTTGACCAGTTGCGGCACATGGCTGAAAGCGTCATCCGGCACTCTCAGTATGGGATTGCCACTCAGCCGGAGTTCTCTGAGTTCCGAGACGTGGTAGAGGGCCAGCGAGGGTATGGCCGAGAGCAGGTTCTGGCTCAGATCCAGCTCCACCAGGTTGATTAGCTTGCGGAAGGCATGGCGCTCGATCAGTCGCAGGTGACACCTGGCCAGATACACTTTCTGCAGATTGAGCAACTGGGCCTTGGCGAAGCTATCGTCGGGTATCGATTGAATCTCATTGCCACTGAGATCGAGGAGCTGGGTGCCCCCGTCCAGTGGCTCGGGGATGTGGGTGAGGTTGGCGTTAAGGCACAAGACGGACTCCTTGCCGCTCTTCCACTTGCACTCGCACACCGCCGGGCACTCGGCCCTCAGCTGGCCCAGTTGGCAGCAGCTGCACAGCAGCCAGAGCAGCAGGTGGAGCAGGTGCAGCCGCTGGAGCGGCTGGTGGAGCGGCGGGCGGGATCGCAGGGGCGGGTGCAGGCGCCgctgggggcgtggccctTTTCGCCGCACCTTCGTGGCCAGCGTGCGGCTCTGGGCACTGTTGTCGCTGGCTATGTCCTGTCCACTGGGCGGTCCCGGAGCCTGCAGCGTCGCGGCTGCTCTTCCCGCTGCCATCGCATACTCGAACTAGAATGGTTCCGGATGAGGATCAGGCCTGCAAAGAGCCGGAAAATGGGGAATGGTCAGTGCGGCTGTCGTAAACTTGGAACTGCGGACAGTTTAATGGACTACGGGAAGGGTCctcatatatattattttgattgcACCGAAAGAAATAATTGAGGGTTAAGCAAGTTAATTCGAAAAATCTTAACGTCTTAACGAATactgttgaaaaaaaaaatttttttaattccataCAAATAACTGGCGTTTTGAAATcactttaaaatgcaatttcttTGCGTAccttaaagtatgcaacaagATTTTATAAGATAAGGGAGCATTGAATTCTTTTAAGTGGGCGACAATCTTTTATCctctgcatacttttaaacacctTAGAAAATACTGATTtcttaaatttcatttgtaagtaaatttagaattttttcttcAAGTGCATCCCTTTAAGCGCCACTCGCGTAGACCACATTAAGTCATAACAACACCCTGCCAGGAGTTCCATGGGCTCACCACATTCTCTCCCTCTCCATTCCTCACTTTTGCACAACTAGAATTCGGCTTTCCttcgttttctgttttttcgcgatttttgtttgtttttggttgTGCCCCGCGGTTTGTTTGACTTGGCTAAAGTCCCAAGTCGCACAGTGcgctgcgtgtgtgtgtgttggtgcgGCATGTTGCAATTACGGCCGTCGACCATGCAAGCCAAACACAACAAGCTCCCGCTTTCGCCCCCTCTACGCGACACCCCTGCTCTTGGCTGGCTTGATATATGAAATTTGCATGCAAGCAACGGGGCGTATGTACAACATTTTGGCATTTCCGCGTTAATTTTTCAGGCCCAAAACCGCGTGGCTGGCGAGTTCCTATCTCGGTCGCTCTTTCGCGTGGCAACTGCTGCTGAGTCTAGTGTAGTGTAACTTaagatacaaataaaaattaaaaataaaaataaaaaaaaagatttgagTGTAGCAcgcaaatatatataatcacACACTAAACATATACGAGAGTTTAAAAAGATTTCTAGTAAATCTTGAAAATAGAATTAACCttgtcaaataaaattttttataaaattttaaattattatataacgACCggctttaattgaattttaatacACAAACCAACAGTGCGAAAATGTGTTGTATTTAAGTGCGctggaaaaatgcaaacaatttattttatgacaGGGCCTTTTCTGTGATTTCGCGCTGGAATTCATCTCGTTGAACTGCCGCTGGCATTTTACGGGAATCCGAATTCCAGGATCGATTTCAAGTGCCGTTCTTGCAAATACCTGGCGGGCAAGTCGAACCATTGATGGCTTAATTATGAATAATGGGGCTTGCATATTTAAATTGCCCTGAGTTGGGCAAATACCCAATTGCGCTGAGAGCAGTTGACTTTCGGGTACGATTGCGAATTTTTAAAGCCGGCTTTCGAGCAGAAGCGAAAAGAGTAACAGTAACAGTAGCTGAGACCGGAAGCCACAAAGCAAACCAAATGCTTGCAAAAACCGCGATGGTGTCGAAATGGTTGGGGGTGTGAGCAAAATGGAATGGCTTTGTCACTAATGTTTGTGCTCGCATCTGTGTGAGTGGGTAAGTGCGCATGTGGAGGGCGTTTAGGGGTCAATACACTGGACGACAGCCGCAGAAATGAAATGAAGTTTTTGCATGTAGCTGAAAAATACTCAGCTGCATTTTTGCCCGgccaaaacaaaggcaaaacGAGTACGAGGCAAATactgcaaaagggaaatacccgcagacacacagatacagatatagCTAGGGCcttgagtgtgtgtgtgggcatGTGGTTGTGGCATTGTCGTTGCCGTTTATCATATGTGAGCACTGCGCCGTGAAGTATGCaacatgcaaatgcaaatgctgcTGGCTGCCTTTGTTGTGGCCTTTCTCCGGCTGCTCCGTCTCCTTGGGTCTGGGGTCG
This window contains:
- the LOC108032755 gene encoding uncharacterized protein LOC108032755, which gives rise to MAAGRAAATLQAPGPPSGQDIASDNSAQSRTLATKVRRKGPRPQRRLHPPLRSRPPLHQPLQRLHLLHLLLWLLCSCCQLGQLRAECPAVCECKWKSGKESVLCLNANLTHIPEPLDGGTQLLDLSGNEIQSIPDDSFAKAQLLNLQKVYLARCHLRLIERHAFRKLINLVELDLSQNLLSAIPSLALYHVSELRELRLSGNPILRVPDDAFSHVPQLVKLELSDCRLSHIAVRAFAGLESTLEWLKLDGNRLSEVRSGTITSLASLHGLELARNAWNCSCSLRPLRAWMLQQNIPSGIPPTCESPPRLSGRAWDKLDVDDFACVPQIVATDTTAHGVEGRNITMSCYVEGVPQPAVKWLLKNRLIANLSAGGDGDSDSEPRTAAATQGRKTYVVNMLRNASNLTILTADMQDAGIYTCAAENKAGKVEASVTLAVSRRPPEAPWGVRIILLGVIAALLLVGGSSFAAICLCSLQRRRKLRLWNSVPPVRRSESYEKIEMTARTRPDLGGGASCGGGSATGAGLFHDAEEQGYLRAATHTPLNDNDAGQAAAIVNPSAGSAQRRNGDYLHVSTHCDDEEEEQQQQLHHHPQHHPHPNQQQQQRKGSQGHVASASGTNNSAPLEETDLHIPRLIDIGGTDSASSSISSQVDAAARLAGYAGHTWKTTPIATTKINSPHSKPATSAASSSSGTATPYAHYGNHPPDEMATSVFCSEGQESDLFDSNYPDLLDIAKYAVAQAQQQENRGQGYGQATPTPNGGLCTLPRKLKTSGKYFRNSSDSQSPLLADNSSKYGSSTLGDGSFLNEAMGLGRRYSAESSYANYSSTATYTGGGQRSNSFLNLVQSGAHKGNLLPGHLGQKPSLPSSPVQHQRSLSSAATPLLDFSALASRAAGAANSSVAAYDYHAAQLERFLEEYRNLQDQLCKMKETCDTIRKKETPLRVAIGQSAAQLADPVMYSAASHSPKPQATSNLKAKTLLPGQPPDPPPYWLHRNAMLKRLNADGGGGANGGSGMGSPSPASPQPGQDIFKS